The proteins below come from a single Agrobacterium vitis genomic window:
- a CDS encoding HK97 family phage prohead protease: protein MTPKPKPGERERRSLVLPVEARGDGERMTVAGYAANFGDVSTIAGVFEETIAPGAFARSLRSDDIRAFYDHDTAHVLGRNRAGTLRLSEDAKGLAVEIDLPDTTVGRDVRTLIARGDVSGMSFGFEAVGEEWDFSRSMPRRTLTDLNLFEVSIVSIPAYAGTSIALRSLEHARGDTRSHHTRSHGLATRLRLKIGLDLTRCS from the coding sequence ATGACACCGAAACCGAAGCCGGGTGAGCGTGAGCGCCGCTCGTTGGTGCTGCCGGTGGAAGCCCGGGGCGATGGCGAGCGAATGACGGTGGCCGGCTATGCCGCTAATTTTGGTGACGTCAGCACCATCGCCGGGGTGTTCGAAGAGACGATTGCACCCGGTGCTTTTGCCCGGTCGCTGCGGTCTGATGATATCCGCGCCTTCTATGACCATGACACGGCCCATGTCCTGGGTCGCAACCGGGCGGGAACGCTGCGGCTGTCGGAGGATGCCAAGGGCCTGGCTGTCGAAATCGATCTTCCCGATACGACGGTCGGACGCGATGTCCGAACGCTGATTGCCCGGGGCGACGTGTCAGGCATGTCGTTTGGCTTCGAGGCGGTTGGCGAGGAATGGGATTTTTCCAGATCCATGCCGCGCCGGACGCTGACCGATCTCAATCTGTTCGAAGTCTCCATCGTCTCTATCCCGGCCTATGCCGGCACCTCGATTGCGCTGCGGTCGCTTGAACACGCCCGTGGCGACACCCGTTCTCATCACACCCGGTCTCATGGGCTGGCCACGCGCCTTCGCCTGAAAATAGGCCTCGACCTGACGCGGTGCTCGTAA
- a CDS encoding phage portal protein — protein MASKKGKAERRSTSLESETVPVSATNFMEFFGLGGGALPTVNIETALKVPAVQAAVSFLSRTLATLPLYVYRTGERGPVRLGGKLAVVLEENPNDEMDTSKFRRFFWEQVFTGGRGLAWIERKGAGIEALWPIDPGSCSIRRRGGRLFYSFDGREYPATDVIDIPYMLKRNLVQHRGPIAMAEKAIQLALAMNDYASNFFAGGGVPPLALEGPMPANDKAMQRAREDIKRAVKAARDDQLPLIQLPVGYKLTQVGYDPAKGQMTEARLYQVQEIARAYQIPPNFLQDLSRATFSNVEQNDLYLVKHLVSQWATALEGEMNLKIFGRMNTRRYVRHNLDGLMRGDFKSRLEALATGVNSALLTPNEGREIEGRPRDPNPAADQLYIQGATVAIGTSANGTNAMGENGDPPLNDPAADTERQVTDDTETEAG, from the coding sequence ATGGCATCCAAGAAGGGCAAGGCCGAGCGGCGTTCGACGTCGCTCGAAAGCGAAACCGTGCCGGTCAGCGCCACCAATTTTATGGAGTTCTTCGGGCTTGGCGGTGGCGCGCTGCCCACGGTCAATATCGAAACGGCGCTGAAAGTGCCGGCCGTGCAGGCGGCGGTGTCGTTTCTGTCGCGGACCCTCGCAACACTTCCGCTCTATGTCTACCGGACGGGCGAACGGGGACCGGTGCGGCTCGGCGGCAAGCTGGCTGTCGTTCTGGAAGAAAACCCGAACGACGAAATGGACACCTCGAAGTTCCGGCGCTTCTTCTGGGAACAGGTGTTTACCGGTGGGCGGGGGCTGGCCTGGATCGAGCGCAAGGGTGCTGGCATCGAGGCGCTCTGGCCAATTGATCCCGGCAGTTGTTCGATCAGGAGGCGCGGCGGGCGGCTGTTCTACAGTTTCGACGGCAGGGAATATCCAGCCACCGACGTGATCGACATCCCCTATATGCTGAAGCGCAATCTGGTCCAGCATCGCGGCCCGATTGCCATGGCGGAAAAGGCCATCCAGCTGGCGCTCGCCATGAACGACTATGCCTCGAACTTCTTTGCCGGCGGCGGCGTTCCGCCCTTGGCGCTGGAAGGTCCGATGCCCGCCAATGACAAGGCTATGCAGCGGGCGCGAGAAGACATCAAGCGGGCGGTGAAAGCGGCGCGGGACGATCAGCTGCCGCTGATCCAGTTGCCGGTTGGCTACAAACTCACCCAAGTGGGTTACGACCCGGCCAAGGGGCAGATGACCGAAGCCCGGCTGTATCAAGTGCAGGAAATTGCTCGCGCCTATCAGATCCCGCCGAACTTTCTTCAGGACTTGAGCCGGGCAACCTTCTCCAATGTCGAGCAGAACGACCTCTATCTGGTCAAGCATCTGGTCAGCCAATGGGCGACGGCGCTCGAAGGGGAAATGAACCTGAAGATTTTTGGGCGGATGAACACCCGCCGTTATGTCCGTCACAACCTCGACGGCCTGATGCGCGGTGACTTCAAAAGCCGCCTGGAGGCCTTGGCAACCGGCGTCAACTCGGCGCTGCTGACCCCGAACGAAGGCCGGGAGATTGAAGGCCGTCCGCGCGATCCGAACCCGGCTGCAGACCAGCTCTACATCCAGGGCGCAACCGTTGCCATCGGCACCAGTGCCAACGGCACAAACGCGATGGGCGAGAATGGCGACCCGCCGCTCAATGATCCCGCAGCAGACACAGAAAGGCAGGTGACCGATGACACCGAAACCGAAGCCGGGTGA
- a CDS encoding terminase large subunit domain-containing protein, whose amino-acid sequence MMDSIDVEIPDVSYDDDPVTAWAADVVRGDIVAGPHVRNACRRHLRDLIDGPARGLVWDLETSNKRIKWFGSKLRLNGGQFEGRRFRLHPSQAFRVGSLFGWKWAYTGLRRFRRFYDEEGKGNGKSPLLAGIGICMMVADGEPRAEIYAAAAKKDQAQVLFRDAVAMRDQSPELSQRITTSGENPVWQLTYISKGGDKRFFKPISADKAQSGPRPSCALCDEVHEHPNRDVIEMLERGFKFRKQPLLVMATNSGSDRKSICWEEHQHAVNVAAGIVQDDTTFAFVCSLDEGDDWENDPSCWVKANPLLDVTITTDYLHGVVDQARMMPGKRNGIARLHFCEWTQSVNAAIKREAWMACQKDLDLDWLISEGFPCYGGLDLSRTRDFTALTLIWVLDSTKDAERFASKTWFWTPADTLEDRANTDQAPYDLWRDQGFIEAVPGQRLKYPWLAEALAEICAKFEPMEIGADQYGLEQLSEHLEDQGVSLPLTTHPQGFQRRVLERDPDAPDGEQDIYLWMPHSINKLENALYETRIEIDPNPMLDSCAASTVFAENRTGHRMFDKEHAFGRIDGMVSLAMSMGMAMCRVRASQASPWDDPDYSINQ is encoded by the coding sequence ATGATGGATTCGATTGATGTCGAGATCCCGGATGTCAGCTATGACGACGATCCGGTGACCGCCTGGGCGGCGGATGTGGTGCGTGGCGATATCGTTGCCGGTCCCCATGTTCGCAATGCCTGCCGCCGTCACCTGCGCGATCTCATCGACGGCCCGGCCCGGGGCCTGGTCTGGGATCTGGAAACCTCGAACAAGCGGATCAAGTGGTTCGGGTCTAAGCTGCGCCTGAATGGCGGGCAATTCGAGGGGCGGCGGTTTCGGCTGCATCCAAGCCAGGCCTTCCGGGTCGGTTCGCTGTTCGGCTGGAAATGGGCCTATACCGGCTTGCGTCGGTTCCGGCGCTTCTATGACGAAGAGGGCAAGGGCAACGGCAAATCGCCATTGCTGGCCGGGATCGGCATCTGCATGATGGTGGCCGATGGCGAACCCCGTGCCGAGATCTATGCGGCGGCGGCCAAGAAAGACCAGGCGCAGGTGCTGTTTCGGGATGCGGTTGCTATGCGCGACCAGTCGCCAGAACTATCGCAACGGATCACGACATCCGGCGAAAACCCGGTCTGGCAGCTCACTTACATTAGCAAGGGTGGCGATAAGCGGTTCTTCAAGCCGATCTCGGCGGATAAGGCGCAATCGGGTCCGCGACCGTCCTGTGCGCTGTGCGATGAGGTGCATGAACATCCCAACCGCGATGTGATCGAAATGCTGGAGCGCGGTTTTAAATTCCGCAAACAGCCGTTGCTGGTGATGGCAACCAATTCCGGGTCTGACCGGAAATCGATCTGCTGGGAAGAGCACCAACATGCCGTCAACGTCGCGGCCGGGATCGTCCAGGATGACACGACATTCGCTTTTGTCTGTTCCTTGGACGAAGGCGACGATTGGGAAAACGATCCGTCCTGCTGGGTGAAGGCAAACCCGCTGCTCGATGTGACGATCACCACGGATTATCTGCATGGGGTCGTTGACCAGGCGCGGATGATGCCCGGCAAACGAAACGGCATTGCCCGGCTGCACTTTTGCGAATGGACGCAATCGGTCAATGCGGCAATCAAGCGTGAGGCCTGGATGGCCTGCCAGAAGGATCTCGATCTCGACTGGCTGATCAGCGAAGGTTTTCCGTGCTATGGCGGCCTCGACCTGTCGCGCACCCGGGACTTTACCGCGCTGACCCTGATCTGGGTTCTCGACAGCACCAAGGATGCCGAACGGTTTGCGTCAAAGACATGGTTCTGGACCCCGGCCGATACGCTGGAGGATCGGGCCAATACCGACCAGGCCCCCTATGACCTCTGGCGCGACCAGGGCTTTATCGAGGCGGTACCCGGCCAGCGGCTCAAATATCCCTGGCTGGCAGAAGCCTTGGCCGAGATTTGCGCGAAGTTCGAACCGATGGAAATCGGCGCCGACCAGTACGGTCTGGAGCAATTGTCCGAGCATTTGGAGGATCAGGGTGTTTCCCTACCGCTGACCACCCACCCGCAGGGCTTCCAGCGCCGGGTGCTGGAGCGCGATCCTGACGCACCGGATGGTGAGCAGGATATCTATCTCTGGATGCCGCATAGCATCAACAAACTCGAGAACGCGCTCTATGAGACGCGCATCGAGATCGACCCGAACCCGATGCTGGACAGTTGTGCGGCCAGCACCGTCTTTGCAGAAAACCGCACCGGCCATCGGATGTTCGACAAGGAACATGCCTTTGGCCGCATCGACGGCATGGTGTCTTTGGCCATGTCGATGGGCATGGCGATGTGCCGTGTTCGTGCCTCCCAGGCATCCCCATGGGATGACCCGGATTATTCCATAAATCAATAA
- a CDS encoding P27 family phage terminase small subunit produces MKGRKPTSENVVPLKTEDGQGANFEARAAAKARELRPDDLPFDVRAIWDRIAPPLCDPRKNRLNEINVYMFEQLCWTIARHERLRLDVREGGETYESQTRNGTQLKSRPEVSQLNETWRQIRALASDFGMTPSAERSLQATGQLGFEFPTDDGFD; encoded by the coding sequence ATGAAAGGTCGCAAGCCTACCTCCGAAAATGTCGTGCCCCTCAAAACCGAGGACGGCCAGGGCGCGAACTTCGAGGCGCGGGCGGCGGCCAAGGCGCGGGAGCTTCGGCCTGATGATCTGCCGTTCGATGTGCGCGCCATCTGGGATCGGATCGCGCCGCCGCTGTGTGATCCCCGCAAGAACCGACTGAATGAAATCAACGTTTACATGTTCGAACAGCTCTGCTGGACAATAGCCCGTCATGAGCGGTTGCGGCTCGATGTGCGGGAAGGCGGGGAAACCTATGAGAGCCAAACCCGCAACGGCACCCAGCTAAAGAGCCGCCCGGAAGTCAGCCAGTTGAATGAGACGTGGCGGCAGATCCGGGCGCTGGCGAGTGATTTTGGCATGACGCCTTCCGCCGAACGCAGTTTGCAGGCGACCGGCCAGCTAGGATTTGAGTTCCCGACCGATGATGGATTCGATTGA
- a CDS encoding HNH endonuclease: MATDQRSDEAKGWRSWYYTTRWRAIRAIQLKREPYCRMCRQQGKLKKGFICDHIERHSGNAEKFWNGPFQTLCKKHHDATKQREEHRGFSTAMGANGWPTDPRHPANRT; this comes from the coding sequence ATGGCGACAGATCAGAGATCAGATGAGGCCAAGGGCTGGCGCTCTTGGTACTACACTACGAGGTGGCGAGCCATCCGGGCAATCCAGCTGAAGCGGGAACCCTATTGCCGGATGTGCCGGCAGCAAGGCAAGCTCAAGAAGGGCTTCATCTGCGATCACATTGAACGCCATAGCGGCAATGCGGAGAAGTTCTGGAACGGACCTTTCCAGACCCTGTGCAAGAAGCATCACGACGCGACCAAACAGCGGGAAGAGCATCGTGGTTTCTCGACAGCCATGGGCGCGAATGGCTGGCCCACCGATCCCAGACACCCGGCGAACCGGACCTGA
- a CDS encoding transcription termination/antitermination NusG family protein: MMQHNGKLLDGVSDDGLSRLAYINAIEAKRQRQVAMARRDRPEFDHLARWVVASCKSGMEEAIRGSLEQQDIECWCPFERLRLPPRRGKQAVDIQRALFRGYLFVQVIPDNEAFVGLMLASKLRGLMGKDGKPHLMPEPLMRQLMLSAKKAERKHMDGRDVPPMPDVLGKQVTIRSGPFADFVVTVRKVLSKRGQVVVDVPLFGSMNEITMGIDFISA, encoded by the coding sequence ATGATGCAGCATAACGGGAAACTTCTGGATGGCGTCTCGGATGATGGCTTGTCGAGGCTGGCTTACATCAACGCTATCGAGGCCAAGCGCCAGCGACAGGTTGCCATGGCCCGGCGCGACCGGCCTGAGTTCGACCATTTGGCCCGGTGGGTGGTGGCGAGCTGCAAGAGCGGCATGGAAGAGGCGATCCGCGGTTCGCTCGAACAGCAGGACATCGAGTGCTGGTGCCCCTTCGAGCGGTTGAGATTGCCTCCCAGACGCGGCAAGCAAGCTGTGGATATCCAGCGGGCGCTGTTTCGAGGCTACCTGTTCGTGCAGGTCATTCCCGACAATGAAGCCTTCGTCGGTCTCATGCTTGCATCGAAGCTTCGTGGGCTGATGGGCAAGGATGGCAAGCCCCATCTGATGCCCGAACCATTGATGCGCCAACTGATGCTGTCTGCCAAGAAAGCGGAAAGAAAACATATGGATGGGCGTGACGTTCCACCGATGCCGGATGTGCTGGGCAAGCAGGTGACGATCCGCTCTGGCCCGTTTGCCGACTTCGTGGTGACAGTGCGCAAGGTGCTGTCGAAGCGTGGCCAGGTGGTCGTTGACGTGCCGTTGTTCGGCAGTATGAACGAAATCACGATGGGGATTGACTTCATTTCGGCCTGA
- a CDS encoding helix-turn-helix domain-containing protein — protein sequence MIEPDHGATSRAWSWRHAVAKSGLPPITRLVLHTLGLKMDATGGSCYPPVSELVELSGLDKKTILKHLDVAEQAGWIEVTQHGFRGQKWKRNEYIARWPGRDLAGHAAAGSVANAQAGGGDAPPFEGEVLPEGGGAAPPPCAEKVVEMAPEGGGNGSTKVVEQLHQDKILPANSPNNSPTAGAGRGEFSREELRKIDLAFKRWYPTWPNYDKSSDTAARKAWFGLTADQRAACIEKTPAYVQWIGKGTFTFAAVFLRDRAWEKMPEVAPAVQTHATAKVCGKLWMGRRLETLLCEPTGQFVFTAFDNRRLASGAISREALVWEKRREHGWPLVSRMRDLARRNEPFVTSVDLLPLVASFERVESSSALFAAWKRLHERRGWMFVDGLRDWNYFPPIDPDQPDLDAAVEAALEHFQTSLSEGRTHDAA from the coding sequence ATGATAGAGCCTGATCACGGAGCAACGTCGCGGGCATGGTCCTGGCGTCATGCCGTTGCCAAATCTGGCCTGCCGCCGATCACGCGGCTGGTGCTGCATACGCTCGGCCTGAAGATGGATGCCACGGGAGGTTCTTGCTATCCGCCCGTCTCAGAACTGGTCGAGCTATCCGGTCTCGATAAGAAAACAATCCTGAAGCACCTCGACGTTGCCGAACAGGCGGGTTGGATCGAAGTCACCCAGCATGGCTTTCGCGGTCAAAAATGGAAGCGTAACGAATATATCGCCCGCTGGCCGGGACGCGATCTCGCTGGCCATGCTGCTGCCGGTTCTGTCGCAAATGCGCAAGCTGGTGGAGGAGATGCACCACCTTTTGAAGGCGAGGTTTTGCCCGAAGGTGGTGGAGCAGCTCCACCGCCTTGTGCGGAAAAGGTGGTGGAAATGGCGCCCGAAGGTGGTGGAAATGGTTCCACAAAGGTGGTGGAGCAGCTCCACCAAGATAAGATTCTTCCAGCTAACTCTCCAAACAACTCTCCCACCGCAGGCGCGGGGCGGGGGGAATTTTCGAGAGAGGAATTGCGAAAGATCGATCTCGCCTTCAAGCGCTGGTATCCGACTTGGCCGAATTACGACAAGAGCAGCGACACGGCTGCGAGGAAGGCGTGGTTTGGCCTGACGGCTGATCAGCGCGCGGCCTGCATCGAAAAAACTCCGGCCTACGTCCAGTGGATCGGCAAAGGCACGTTCACCTTCGCCGCTGTGTTCCTGCGAGACCGGGCTTGGGAAAAAATGCCTGAGGTTGCTCCAGCGGTCCAAACCCACGCTACCGCCAAGGTTTGCGGCAAGCTCTGGATGGGCAGACGCTTGGAAACGCTGCTTTGCGAGCCGACGGGCCAGTTCGTGTTCACGGCGTTCGATAATCGGCGGCTGGCTTCTGGCGCGATCAGCCGGGAAGCCCTGGTGTGGGAAAAGCGTCGTGAACACGGCTGGCCGCTGGTGAGCCGGATGCGCGACCTTGCCCGCCGCAATGAGCCGTTCGTCACCTCGGTGGACCTGCTGCCGCTGGTTGCCAGCTTCGAGCGGGTCGAAAGCAGCAGTGCGCTGTTTGCGGCCTGGAAGCGCCTGCACGAACGCCGTGGCTGGATGTTTGTCGATGGCCTGCGCGACTGGAACTATTTCCCGCCCATTGACCCGGATCAGCCCGATCTCGACGCGGCGGTCGAGGCGGCACTCGAACACTTCCAAACCAGCTTGAGCGAGGGACGCACCCATGATGCAGCATAA
- a CDS encoding LexA family transcriptional regulator, producing the protein MPNRQFLVKSYFAYLAMALELQTEHFCHMDKQYPNRLNTLREERGMTIEQVAEATGLSTSYVSRLENGDRNLSVKNLNLFAHALGVEPQEILIKSNEPKANVVAVMGRIGAGAEISPDEEQVPPDGLHEVETPFPIPDDALAFEVSGDSMWPRYDDGDIIICWSQSIIPEDVLGWEAAVRTRDGRRYLKRVHKGAEAGTYDLESHNAPPIRGVELVWVASIQSVIRSGQWKRAAPSERHRRIRKMISGR; encoded by the coding sequence TTGCCAAATAGGCAATTTTTAGTCAAGAGTTATTTTGCCTATTTGGCTATGGCGCTGGAGCTTCAAACTGAGCATTTTTGCCATATGGACAAACAATACCCTAACAGACTGAATACGCTCCGAGAAGAACGGGGTATGACAATCGAGCAAGTAGCGGAAGCGACTGGCTTATCGACGTCATATGTGTCGAGGCTAGAGAATGGAGACCGCAACCTGTCGGTCAAAAATCTCAACCTCTTTGCGCACGCTTTGGGTGTCGAGCCTCAAGAGATTCTAATTAAGAGCAATGAACCGAAAGCGAATGTTGTAGCTGTGATGGGGCGCATTGGTGCTGGAGCCGAAATTTCGCCAGATGAAGAGCAGGTACCACCTGACGGCCTACATGAAGTCGAGACACCTTTTCCCATTCCCGACGATGCCCTGGCCTTCGAGGTCAGCGGCGATTCAATGTGGCCGCGATATGATGATGGCGATATTATAATTTGCTGGTCTCAGAGCATCATCCCAGAAGACGTACTTGGCTGGGAAGCCGCTGTCAGAACGCGGGATGGCCGTCGATATCTCAAGCGCGTCCACAAAGGTGCAGAAGCCGGAACTTATGACCTCGAAAGCCACAACGCACCACCCATAAGAGGGGTCGAGTTGGTGTGGGTCGCCTCCATTCAATCGGTCATCAGAAGCGGTCAATGGAAAAGGGCAGCACCATCTGAGCGCCATAGGCGCATACGCAAGATGATCTCAGGGCGGTAG
- a CDS encoding tyrosine-type recombinase/integrase encodes MKVSYPGLIKEELPSGNVRYRVRVIGNPKQRIRIFCLPGDEDFSRQYTLARYGEQPVPLKKASEVVKPRSIGWLVHSYFEYMEQRVKARLSSAKTLKKKRNLLARLIEDPDRIMLIPQPKLIEMQDKMASTPAQADAFIEAISVMYEWAIKRGHLKTNPAKGIDRIYKKGDGATPWKSADVKRFFAHHKPGSKPFIAMSILLWTGCRIEDLTFLGPRHECILDGLEALRWVPAKKGSSEVIIPLLKPLKAAIHSQAAIAKTYIVARGNKPFASGDSMSAMFKRWCIDAGLNHLSAHGVRKGLAELLAEQGCSQYEIMAILGHSEAKTSEVYTRRVERWKLAQQAMDRLDASDAWL; translated from the coding sequence ATGAAAGTCAGCTATCCCGGCCTTATCAAGGAAGAATTGCCTTCGGGCAATGTTCGTTACCGCGTCCGCGTGATTGGCAACCCGAAACAGCGCATTCGCATTTTCTGCCTGCCAGGCGATGAAGATTTCAGCCGCCAATATACGCTTGCCCGCTATGGAGAACAGCCGGTACCTTTGAAGAAGGCATCCGAGGTGGTCAAGCCCAGGTCCATTGGCTGGCTGGTGCACAGTTATTTTGAATACATGGAGCAAAGGGTAAAGGCCCGCCTGTCCAGCGCGAAAACGCTGAAGAAGAAACGAAACCTGCTGGCCCGGCTGATTGAGGATCCAGACAGGATTATGCTCATCCCGCAACCAAAGCTGATCGAAATGCAGGATAAAATGGCCAGCACGCCCGCCCAAGCGGATGCCTTCATCGAAGCGATCAGCGTCATGTATGAGTGGGCAATAAAGCGTGGCCACCTTAAGACCAATCCAGCCAAGGGAATTGACCGGATCTATAAAAAAGGCGACGGGGCAACGCCTTGGAAATCCGCAGATGTGAAACGCTTCTTTGCCCACCATAAGCCGGGCTCCAAGCCTTTCATTGCAATGTCCATCCTGCTCTGGACAGGATGCCGCATCGAAGACCTAACATTCCTTGGCCCAAGACATGAGTGCATTTTGGACGGGCTGGAGGCGCTGCGATGGGTGCCAGCAAAGAAGGGCTCATCCGAAGTGATCATTCCCCTGCTCAAGCCGTTAAAGGCCGCAATCCATAGCCAAGCCGCAATAGCAAAAACCTATATCGTGGCACGCGGCAACAAACCCTTTGCAAGCGGCGATTCCATGTCGGCCATGTTCAAGCGCTGGTGCATTGATGCGGGTTTGAATCACCTCTCTGCTCACGGCGTGCGCAAAGGTCTGGCCGAGTTGCTGGCCGAACAAGGCTGCAGCCAATATGAAATCATGGCCATTCTCGGACACTCAGAAGCCAAAACAAGCGAGGTTTATACCCGCCGTGTGGAACGCTGGAAGCTCGCGCAGCAAGCGATGGACCGGCTAGATGCCTCAGATGCTTGGCTGTGA
- a CDS encoding ABC transporter permease, with product MTEISAQTIKRAEVEPKISVKDALRQKLNVMHAVIMRDIRSRYFNHGLGFLIVPLFPVAHILLLLTVYNVVGKKSEFGDDLQLFFATGLLPVMTFMYVSRFMSISLIANKSMMSFPVVRLLDIVLARAFLEFIGIVISFILIYIYLISTGSNPVPIHPSEALTAFFFTVILSIGFGISASVISAILPIFPMIYGFSMVVVYLTSGAPIYLNSFPEVALRAVSWNPVFHAVEWVRSAYYLGYPTEFIDKQYLIGFSIGSVCFGLVLERLLRRYALEN from the coding sequence GTGACAGAGATTAGCGCGCAAACGATAAAGAGGGCTGAGGTCGAGCCAAAGATTTCGGTGAAAGATGCGTTGCGGCAAAAGCTAAACGTGATGCATGCTGTTATCATGCGCGACATACGCAGCCGCTACTTTAACCACGGCCTAGGCTTCTTAATCGTGCCGCTTTTTCCTGTTGCACATATTCTTTTGCTTTTAACTGTATATAACGTGGTGGGAAAAAAATCTGAATTTGGTGATGATCTTCAGTTGTTTTTTGCTACTGGGTTGCTGCCTGTTATGACTTTTATGTATGTGTCTCGATTTATGTCCATATCCTTGATTGCAAACAAATCTATGATGTCATTCCCAGTGGTTCGGTTGCTCGATATAGTATTGGCAAGGGCTTTTTTGGAATTTATCGGAATTGTTATCTCTTTTATATTAATATATATATATCTTATATCGACGGGTAGTAATCCGGTTCCTATTCATCCTTCGGAAGCCTTAACGGCGTTCTTTTTTACAGTAATTTTGTCAATTGGATTCGGAATAAGCGCCAGCGTAATCTCAGCCATTCTTCCCATTTTTCCGATGATTTATGGATTTTCAATGGTGGTAGTATATCTAACCTCAGGTGCGCCAATCTATCTTAATTCGTTTCCAGAAGTGGCTTTGCGTGCCGTTTCCTGGAATCCAGTATTTCATGCAGTCGAATGGGTACGATCAGCATACTATCTGGGCTATCCTACCGAATTTATTGACAAGCAGTATCTCATTGGATTCTCAATTGGCAGTGTTTGCTTCGGACTGGTTCTTGAGCGGTTGCTGCGGAGATACGCACTTGAGAACTGA
- the lipB gene encoding lipoyl(octanoyl) transferase LipB, with translation MLRSDLDKSMLASPGNAPIRWRVSDGLVGYEDALRVMEEEVAAIADGTTDELIWLLEHPPIYTAGTSADPKDLIDTQRFPVFATGRGGEYTYHGPGQRVVYVMLDLKRRRQDVRAYVAALEDVIIKTLDMMNIRGERREDRVGVWVRRPDKAPLPDGSVTEDKIAALGIRLRRWVSFHGLSLNVEPDLSHFSGIVPCGISAYGVTSLVDLGLPVTMTDVDIYLKEAFETVFGPTVADQDPKPR, from the coding sequence ATGCTTCGTTCCGATCTCGATAAGTCCATGCTTGCCAGCCCTGGCAATGCGCCGATCCGGTGGCGGGTCAGCGACGGACTGGTTGGCTATGAGGATGCGTTGCGCGTGATGGAGGAGGAAGTGGCAGCGATTGCCGATGGCACCACCGACGAGCTGATCTGGCTGCTGGAACATCCGCCGATCTACACGGCAGGCACCAGTGCCGATCCGAAGGATTTGATCGACACGCAACGCTTTCCGGTTTTTGCCACCGGACGTGGTGGTGAATATACCTATCACGGGCCGGGCCAGCGTGTCGTCTATGTCATGCTGGATTTGAAGCGGCGCCGCCAGGACGTACGAGCCTATGTCGCCGCCCTGGAAGACGTTATTATCAAAACACTGGATATGATGAATATTCGCGGCGAGCGACGAGAAGATCGGGTCGGGGTCTGGGTTCGCCGGCCAGATAAGGCACCTCTACCGGACGGTAGCGTTACTGAAGACAAGATCGCCGCGCTTGGCATTCGTCTGCGACGCTGGGTCAGCTTTCACGGCCTGTCTTTAAATGTCGAGCCAGACTTGTCTCATTTCAGCGGTATCGTACCCTGTGGCATCTCTGCCTATGGCGTCACCAGCCTTGTCGATCTCGGTCTGCCTGTGACGATGACCGATGTCGATATTTATCTCAAAGAAGCATTTGAAACGGTGTTCGGCCCGACAGTGGCCGACCAGGATCCAAAGCCACGGTAA
- a CDS encoding helix-turn-helix domain-containing protein produces the protein MGLYDINRLLNVNDDTLGGRLATARDCAGMDLADLASIAGVPVAKLRSWEADRSEADARSLGLVADGLGVCRQWLMTGNGRGPDEEDNGGDAEDDMLLVMRRELDRLTHMYQETGSMIEILHRRIGDLEQRSSR, from the coding sequence ATGGGGCTTTACGATATTAACCGGCTACTGAATGTGAATGACGATACCTTGGGCGGGCGACTTGCAACTGCGCGGGATTGTGCAGGCATGGATCTCGCCGATTTGGCCTCGATCGCAGGCGTGCCGGTTGCGAAATTGCGCTCATGGGAGGCGGACCGCAGTGAAGCCGATGCCAGAAGTCTTGGATTGGTTGCCGATGGTCTTGGCGTTTGCCGCCAATGGCTGATGACAGGCAACGGGCGCGGTCCAGACGAAGAGGACAATGGCGGCGATGCGGAGGACGACATGCTTTTGGTCATGCGCCGCGAGCTTGATCGTTTGACCCATATGTATCAGGAAACCGGCAGCATGATCGAAATCCTGCACCGCAGGATTGGCGATTTGGAGCAGCGGTCCAGCCGGTAA